DNA sequence from the Leptospira limi genome:
TATTTTAGGAGACAATGAGAAATTTATATTTTGTTTCTTTTGGTTACGGATTCGACAACAATCCTAACGGTAAATAATAAAACTAACTGCGACTGTAGCGATGACCACTAACCAGGAAGGAAATTTCCAAAACTCCAAAAGTAAAAATCCCACAACCACAAGTGCAAAGTCTTTTGGTGCATACACTGCGCTTGTCCAAACTGGATTGTAAAAGGCTGCTAGTAAGATTCCCACAACGGATGCATTGATCCCTAACATAACCTTTCGGATCCATAGATTTTCTCGCAATTGTTCCCAAAAAGGTAAAGCTCCCACAATGAGTAAAAATGAAGGAAGGAATGCTGCCACCAAACAAATGATAGCCCCATACCATCCGTTTGGTGATATTGATGATACAGCTCCTAAATAACCACTAAATGCGAATAAAGGTCCAGGGATTGCATTTGATAACCCATAGCCTGCCATAAATAAATCATTACTCACCCATCCAGTTGGGACAACTTCCGCTTGTAATAAAGGCAGTACAACATGTCCACCTCCAAACACAAGTGCTCCTGCGCGATAAAAGCTATCAAGATACTGAACCTCTGTTGTATTTGAAACATTTCGTAAAAGTGGAAATAGGAATAGAAAAATAAAAAAGAGTGATAAAAATAGGAAACCAATCAACTTTTTGCCAGTTTGGATCGGTTCGTGTGGTAATGTTTCATTTGATTTGAGAAAATAAACTCCAAACAAGCCAGAGAAAATCAGAAGTGAGATTTGTAAAACTGCTGAACTATAGAGTAATAATATAACACATGTTATGATGGCAATAGTTAACCTCTCTTTATCCGGACAAAGTTTTTTCCCCATTCCTAGGATCGCTTGCGCTACTACAGCCACAGCTACAACTTTTAACCCATGTAACCAGTGTTTATGATTTGAAACATCAATTGTCCCTAAACCTAGACCAAACAATACCAGAATCAAAAAAGAAGGTAATGTAAATCCAATCCAAGAAAGGATAGCGCCCAATATCCCAGCACGAGAATGTCCAATTGCCATGCCCACCTGGCTACTGGCTGGTCCTGGTAAAAATTGGCATAAGGCGACTAAGTCAGTATATGCATGAGCACTGATCCATTTTTTTTTGGTCACGTATTCATCATGGAAGTAACTCAAATGGGCAATGGGACCACCAAACGAAGTACATCCGAGTTTGAGCGCAGTGAAGAAAATTTGTAATAGTTTCATATTTGTCCTATTTTATTTTGTTTCCATTTAATTAAGTATTTCACCAATCAATTCTTTGAGTTTTATTTTTGCGGAAGTAAGTTCTTTTTTACCTTTTGGTGTGATACGATAGAATTTACGTTTTACCTTACCCGATTGTTCAATGCGGGAACGAATGAGTCCTTTTTCTTCTAGGTGTTTTAAAAGTGGATACAAAGAACCTGGACTAATTTTATAACCATGTTCTCGCAATTCTTCCATCATCCAAACACCGTAAATTTCTTGGTTTAAACAGTGGTGTAAAATATGAATTTTGATAAAACTGGAAAAAAATTCATTAATTCGCATTCAAAATCAAATTACGATATCGTAAATTGATAGTCAAATGAAAAATGTTTACCTTTTAGATAGAATGAATCCAATTTGAGATTGTTACAAAGAGAAGTGGGGCGCCTCGAAATGGATTTGGAATCGAAACCAATTCTAAACCGACCGCGCCTTCCGTTCCAATCTTTCCGTTCCGGAAAGGATTTCCACTACAGTCGC
Encoded proteins:
- a CDS encoding PadR family transcriptional regulator, whose product is MRINEFFSSFIKIHILHHCLNQEIYGVWMMEELREHGYKISPGSLYPLLKHLEEKGLIRSRIEQSGKVKRKFYRITPKGKKELTSAKIKLKELIGEILN
- the chrA gene encoding chromate efflux transporter, translating into MKLLQIFFTALKLGCTSFGGPIAHLSYFHDEYVTKKKWISAHAYTDLVALCQFLPGPASSQVGMAIGHSRAGILGAILSWIGFTLPSFLILVLFGLGLGTIDVSNHKHWLHGLKVVAVAVVAQAILGMGKKLCPDKERLTIAIITCVILLLYSSAVLQISLLIFSGLFGVYFLKSNETLPHEPIQTGKKLIGFLFLSLFFIFLFLFPLLRNVSNTTEVQYLDSFYRAGALVFGGGHVVLPLLQAEVVPTGWVSNDLFMAGYGLSNAIPGPLFAFSGYLGAVSSISPNGWYGAIICLVAAFLPSFLLIVGALPFWEQLRENLWIRKVMLGINASVVGILLAAFYNPVWTSAVYAPKDFALVVVGFLLLEFWKFPSWLVVIATVAVSFIIYR